A region from the Corylus avellana chromosome ca7, CavTom2PMs-1.0 genome encodes:
- the LOC132188235 gene encoding small polypeptide DEVIL 11-like encodes MASISSATTASAPPPFYFDEKWKLSKKEGSSRSRSSTAPFMKSSSHRRCSFTRKCARLVKEQRARFYIVKRCVTMLICWRDYSDS; translated from the coding sequence ATGGCTTCCATTTCCTCTGCTACTACCGCAAGTGCCCCGCCACCGTTTTACTTTGATGAGAAGTGGAAGCTGTCAAAGAAGGAAGGGTCATCCAGAAGCCGATCCTCTACTGCTCCTTTCATGAAGAGCTCGTCGCACAGAAGGTGTTCTTTCACAAGAAAGTGTGCTAGGCTTGTGAAGGAGCAGAGGGCGAGGTTCTACATCGTGAAGCGCTGCGTCACCATGCTCATCTGCTGGAGAGACTATAGCGATTcttga